AATGTTGGATGATGATGGGCCCATTGTAAACTGGATTAGCAGGTTTTTGAGTGCAATCAGACATTTATAAAAATAGCACTAAATAATGGTATATATAAAAAGCCACTCATGGGAAGCACTGTGGGTGGATGACTTCTCAGAACTTCTCAGGCAATTTAAAATTTGATGACTCAACCATTTCACCGGCCTGATTTCACCTTCTCTGATTTAACAATCTGCTCCCCCCCCTCATGCAATCCAGTGACTAAGTTTCACCACCGACATTTGGAGACCTCATCTGAAAAATTACCATTTCCTCCGTCATCGTGCAGCTTGTAGTTGTTCCTGCGTCCTGTCTTTCTCCTCTGGCCCGTGGCCTTGTGTAGGAGAGCCAGCAACAGAAGGCAGAGCCCCACTCCTCTGCTCAGGTTTCCTTTCAACAACATCCTAGCAGAGAAAGCAGAGTACACTAAGGGGAAAGCAGTATATACACAGGCACAATgaattctttcatttttaatagGATTAATCTGCTTGATGTGTTACAATCATGCACCCTGATAACCACACCCAGTTGCAGATCCCAAAAGATGGAGCTGGCTTCCGCAAGTGTCATTTCACATTAGTGACAGCAACAATTATAATGGTATTAATTTGCTCAGATGATACTGTTCCGGATACTGATGATACCCTTTCTCAAATACTTACCTTATTAAAGTGCCAacaatgtaaatgtgtgtaaaacCAGAATAATCTGTGCAAACAATTTTCTGTTAAGTTTTTAAATACTGCAGAATCTAAATGTTCACATAAAGTTAAAGCGCTGCCTGGTGACTGAGATGAGCCTATATATAACAACTTGTCTAAGCTTCAGTGCAAATATTAAAGTTGCCATTCAAACTGTGACACCACGAGTAGCTAAATGAAGAGTGCATACGATAGTTAAAGtgcaaaaaagtttttaaaacaatgcaaaaatatttttcattaccTTGAATCTCATTTAGCTGCAgcctgtgtttgtagtccagtccgcTCTTTGGGAGGCATTTCTCCGCGGAACGGGGTCCATAAACCAGACTGAGACAAACTGAGGACCATCGGATGAGCtgatgagctgtgtgtgtgtagctgggGGCTCTCCCTGGTGTTGCTCCAACATTTTGATCCAATGCAGCGCTTCATGTAACAGAAAGTATTCCGTGACTCTCCTCCTGTGCACATCCAGTCCctgtatttaaattatttggattttagataaataaatttgataaaTTGCATCTGTAATAGTTACCACTTCAAGCCATAAATAATGCActtcaaataaaacaataaaataaggtAGGCTACATTACTTTGCAgggataaaataatattaaattgtttttttcctttttggcaTCATGTTTTCATGAACAGACTTGTTGTCATTTAACTCAACTTTTCCGGCTATTATGGGTTGTCACTAAGGAAGATTGTTTGTTGAGCATTCAAGTCCCAAATGAGATCGCTTGCCTTTTCCACTCTCCCCCACTAATGTGAAAAGCAGATGAGTTGTAGTAGTATGATACTCATGCAGAGATATTGACCTAATTTAAATAATATCGCCAGTCTGACAACTCAAGTAGTCTTATTGcttaaatatatgcatttttattatatacGAAATGAAGTTGACGGATTTTGttgtcttcttttctcttttttattcaCTTGGCACCCTCTGCTGGTAAACCGCATCCTGAACGGAACTTGAAATAGCTGACGTCGTTAACAACACGAACGTGTTTTGGTGTAACACATAACATCCGCTTTGGCTCCAGGTTGTCCCTGGTCGACATGTGTATGTCAAACCGTATCTCGTGCGCTCGTTTAAGCCgtctctgttgtgtttgtgtaagtAAAACCTCTTCTTGAAGTGCTCAAACAGATGTTTTCGACTGCTGGATAAAGTGGCGCGAGCGAAACGGTCTCGTTTGCGCTCGCCCTTTActtgttagcattagcttagtTTAACTAGCACGCCAACAAACTTAGAAGTAGTACTATAACTGCTCCCAGCAGCTTTATAACAAGCCGGCTTTGAATTCGAGCGGATAGTGGCAAGTTTCCACACAGCGCTCAGATTATATTGACGCTTTAGTTAATTTCATCATTACTTTAACACGTTAATGAGATTTCTCAGAGCTGTCTGTTGTTCACCCCGCGTCCACCGCACTAAGACGAGGTGTGTAATATTTATGCGGTGTTTCTGGTCTTTATTCATGTGCTCATGTGTGATAACCTGTCATATTTCCAGGCTGGAGAAGTTAAACTATCCTGAAAACCTGCTGGCTTCTTCTGAATCATGAGCGGCTCCAAGCCCGACATTCTGTGGTCCCCCCACCATCCGGACCGCTACGTCATCTGCGACTCGGAATTGGGCCTGTACCGCATAGGACCTGTGGGCAGCGCGGAAACGAAGGCTGGCACCCTCCCACTCTCCGAGGAAACTGCTGCTACTTTACTGGCCATCAACTCTGACACACCATATATGAAATGTGTGGCCTGGTACCCCAAACATGAGCCCGAGTGTTTACTTGCTGTTGGCCAAGCTAACGGCAGAGTTGTGCTCACCAGCTTGGGCCAGAGCCACAACTCTGCATGCAAAGAGCTGGTGGGGAAAGAGTTTGTGCCCAAACATGCCCGTCAGTGCAACACTTTAGCTTGGAACCCTGTGGACAGCAACTTGTTGGCTGCTGGGCTGGACAAGCACAGGGCAGATTTCTCTGTCCTCATATGGGACATTAGCAGCAAGTTGTCCCCAGAGACCAGTGTAGCAGCTGAGAAGATTCGTCTCTCGGTGGATCTGGACTCAAGCACAGTGGTGACCAAGCCGTTATATGAGTTAGGCCAGAACGATGCTTGCCTGTCCCTTTGCTGGCTGCTCCGTGACCCGAAGCTCCTGCTGGCGGGCATGCACAGGAACCTGGCGATATTTGACCTGAGAAACACGAGCCAGAAAACGTTTGTAAATACGAAGGCCATCCAAGGGGTGACAGTCGACCCGCACTTCCACGACCGTGTGGCCTCCTTCTTCGAAGGGCAGGTGGCCATTTGGGATCTGAGGAAATTTGAGAAGCCTGTGCTCACGTTGACAGAGCAGCCCAAACCACTCACTAAGGTAGAGTGgtgtttgttttaaagaaacACACTTTTAAATTAGTACACATAGTGATAAGGAGGCTCTGATATACTGGCCAGTATTGGCCATGTTGACTCTCAGCCTTCTGCAGTTCATCACAAACCTTTTTGGCATGCCTTACATCAAATTTTTATCATTTACTAACATTTAAAACTGCCATAAATTAAATTTTAGTGAAAAGGTAAACATGACAGAaccttgttttaatttaatgttctCTGATTTAGAGTAACGGAAACAAGCATTACTACCCTGGATGGTTATTCTGTtcggtgtaaaaaaaaaatcctgataaagacacattttttaacACTAAATTTGAGAATCTACTTACTTGAGGAACCAAAACGATGATATTAAGTGACTGTAAAGTTGACttggttgcagtttttaacagagcttaaatatgtttttttagcccttaaaatTTTATGTGACTTTAAAGTTATGAGGGTTCAAAAATCAGGTGGTCAGGTGGTTGACTGATTCATCAGGGAATGACCCCTGGCCATTCCATGCCTCTTGCTCAataccccacagtttgagaaccccTGGCCTATTGGAAAAATCAGAttcttgtttgcttgtttgtgacTCGTCAATTTTATACTGACTAAATGTTCAAAAATAGAGTGATGACATGCTGAAATACTTTTAAATgctttagttattttttatcatgagtcattatttaatttaaatgagaGCAAGAgggaataaataaaatcaaaaacaagaTTAAGGTtccaaaaaaggacaaattgTTATTTTGAACATCAGTCTTAGCTCAGGATTTCACAATCAGCACATTCTTATACAGTAGAAACCTTTAAACCTGATAAAACAGTAGCTGATACAGATCTGCCTTTTATTCTCAGGTGGCATGGTGCCCAACACGTACTGGCCTGCTGGCCACACTGACACGTGACAGCAACATTATCCGCCTGTACGACATGCAGCACACTCCCACGCCCATCGGCGATGAGACGGAGCCCACCATCATCGAGCGGAGCGTGCAGCCCTGTGAAAGCCAGATCGGCAGCTTTGCCTGGCACCCGTCCTCCCAGAATCGCATGGTGGTGGTATCGGCAGCCAACCGTGTTATGACCGACTTCACCGTGTTTGAACGCATCTCACTGGCATGGAGCTCCACCACCTCACTCATGTGGGCTTGTGGTAGACATTTGTATGAGTGTGTTGAAGATTCAGCTGAGGAAGTGGAGAGGATGATTGAGAAAGACATTGCCACTAAGATGAGGGAAAGGGCTCAGTCCAGGTACGGGCATGATACCGTCCAGGTGTGGAGGAACCATCTCCTGGCGGGCGGGAAGGATCTCCAGCTTAAGTGTTTATGGTTTGATCTGTTCTATATCCTTTCAGATGAAAGTGGTGGAAATACCTGTGTAATGGCTTATTGATAATGCATTTTTATGAATGTGAGCgggaaaaacagctgaaactgtgcAGAGCAGATTATTTTCATTAGTTTACAAAGCAGGAGGGAGGTGCTCTGATGGGGGAGCTGACAGGTGCTCTTCAGTGGGAAAGGTAGACAAAATCCAGTAAGTCTTTCTACACATTAGGTCTTGCAAATATAATCATCAAATACAACTGAGGCATAGCATATTGGCAAAAAGGGACAATTAAACATGTAATGTTTTGTCTAACCAATAGCAATAGACTTGCTTTAACTATGAAGCGTGACAAGAAAAAGTAGCACATTAGTGCCTGTAATCATTAAATTTCTGCCATTTCTACTTGGAAAAAATCACTTATTACTTATTAATCAGTTACTCATTTGGCagttaactgtttttaaatcaattaaTCTTCAAAAATGGCTGAACTGTTTTGACCTTTCTTCTCTAAGGACTTTATAaagtaaattattattttagaatGTAACCTTTAAATCAGTTCAGTAAAGAAGTCCAAATTAAACATATTAAGACTGCCAAGCTTAGAATTTAGTGTGCAAAAATATGAGAGGGTTTTCAGTAAGGGTCCTAAAAACACTCTCAAACTGTCAAACTGGATGTTATTGTTGACTCACTGATTTATTAGGGTTTGCATAATTTTCGATGGCCTATCAACATATTGTGTACTTTTAAACATCCTCAGAAGATGACAGATTAAAATGTGGGGTAGCCCCCCCTGGTGGGACATACAGTCACTGCAGACAGTGAAAGTGATTTATACCAGTGGTAAAAATATATGAATTTCTCCACTTACACATATTAGCAATGATTAATGTTGTAGTTGCCCTGTTACATGCCTTTATTATTTTGTATGGACTGCAATATCTGTTACAATTCCTATGTAAGTATCACTTATGAAACAGTGTGCGGAGGATATGGAGCTGAAACTGCAGGGGAACGTACAGTCTGTGGTTTATTCTGGGATTAAGAACATTGTCAAGACAACCtcaggtaaaaaacaaacaaacaaaactgactgAACCACGGGACACTTCAAAGTACTtatgttttttaatttgaaatttcaTACACTGAAAACTGACTTCTTGTGTTCGTCTTCGTGATCAACAAGGGACAACAGAAAGCCGCAGGTGCTGGAGCGGCTCCGACCGGCAGACGGATGTACCGCGGTACCACAGCGAGGAGCGCTGCCTTGCCCTGCGGCTCTGTGGCTGGGTCAGCAGGGGGACTGACACAGACGTGGAGACCTTCCTGCGATCACTGGAGCAGGATCACGAGTGGGAGCGGGCGGCTGCCGTCGCTCTGTTCAACCTGGATATCCGCCGGGCAATCCAGATCCTCAACAAGGGAGCCACGGCAGAGAAAGGTGAGACCTTTGAGGGGtgagagggggagagaaagTACGTTTGATGTAAGGATGGATATTTTAGATAGGACACATAATTGCACTTATTATGCTAGAATATATGTAATGTTCTCTCATATCAATAATAAGTTAATCATTTGGTCTTTAAAATGTAAGTAAATAGTGAAAAAAATACTTATCACAGTAGTCTTCAAGCTTTAAGCTCTTTTATAGTATTTCCATTGCCTTTGTCTTGACTTAATCTGTGTTAGAACTAATTATGAGACATTATTTACTGATGAAATTGATGTTCAACATCAAGCCAacgaaatgaaagaaaagtctTTGAAAAAAGTTGGAATTTCATAAATGTTTCTCACACAGTGCTTTTCAGAGGTTTAATaaaaatggagagagagaaagctgcTGTTCACATACATCTTAGCTAAGAAAAAAATTCCACCAATATAGGtcaaacatttttctgttgTGTGCTCTAACGAGTGTTTCCCGAGCAAGACTGACGGGGTGATTCATTAGATAAGATGTGTCAACAGATTCATCCCGGCAGTTACAGCGTTGCAGCTCTGACTTACAGTGTATTGATTCCAATGTACAATCttaaacaaacattttgttttactgGATTAGTTCGGTTAGGTATTTTCCGAGCCTCACCCGGTCGTATATCAGGAGGtaataatatgtaataaaaaCTGTGCTGTATAGAGATTTCTGTTAGGGTTTATTGCAGCACTTCATTCTGCAGGCAGAGTCATTAAAAGTTCTTTATTTTGcagaaatttacatttacatttaagttAAACCTACTGTATGGAAATGGAGCTGTTTTGTAATGTAGGTTAACCTTAAAACAAAgtagcacactttttttttttttttttttgttaaccaaGCAATAAAATACATCAGCTTGAACAGGTGCCATAACCTTTTTTTGACACCTGCACTGCAGGCCTGAGTTTATCtcgagcagggctcttcaactccaggcctcgtggcccggtgtcctgcaggttttagatgtgtccctgatccaacacacctgaatcaaatagctgaattacctcctcggtATGcactcaagttctccagagtcctgctaataacttctatatttgactcaggtgtgttgaagcagagacacatctaaaacctgcaggacaggggctctcaaggcctggagttgaagagccctgagcTAGAGTTGCCTGATATAAATGCATATGAGAACTACATCGGAGATTAAATGGTCTTAACCTGCCAGCTTTCTAGTACAGAATCTCTGTGATGTCCATTTGTGCCCTGAATATTTCCAGTAGTGAGGATGTGTCTGAAGCAGattatttcctgctgtgtgctacatgtgagaaaAGACAACTGTGGAAAATATTCTGACCTGATTTTTCCAACATTATTCTGGCTTCATTTTCAGATGTGCTGCTCTCAGAGTGAAGACTCGGGACTGTAAATAAATCTGCTTCTCTCACTTCATGTTACTCACAGGTGACCTGAACCTGAATGTGGTTGCCATGGCTCTGTCAGGCTACACTGACGAAAAGTCGTCCCTGTGGAGGGAGATGTGCAGCTCtctgaggctgcagctgaagaacCCCTACCTCTGCATCATGTTTGCCTTTCTCACCAGTGAGCCCGGAGCCTACGATGGCGTGCTGGTATTGGATCGCTTTAATACCACGTACTTTTGaaagctagaaaaaaaaaacaactttttattAGAACTCTTTTCTCACTTAACAGTGGCCCCTTTGTTCCCACTTCATAAAAGGGGTCAGGCATTCTTAACACAGTGATGAATACTCAAGTAATACTACAGTGGTCTTTAGTGGGAAAATCCTCAGGTGCACAGGAAAAGATATGTTTTACGTTTCCGTCATAAAACACCTCTATGAAAAGGAGCCTGTGCCCAGAACAGAGCgtctgtttctgctttttcctcctgcagctgctcaGATTCTGGCCTCTGGCTGCTCTCACTGTTATTTATGTCTTTAGACCTTTTCCTGGCAGAAAGTGATAAGAGGATTTAGTCAGTCACTTTGACTTTGTTTCTTACCATCTTTACTTTGAGAATCGATTATTTGTCACAGATGATTTGTTTCTCACAGAACTTTGGGTCAGAACAGGGTCATGAGCAGAGTTTTCTGAGCCAGTTTAAAGAAGCAGCTAATATATTGAAGCCTATTCCCCCAGACGGAGATAGAGAGACACGCATTCAAAGAGAAGATGTgattctttgtttgtgtttcagtatGAGAGCAGTGTGGCTGTGAGAGACCGAGTAGCCTTTGCCTGTATGTTTCTCAACGATGCACAGGTAAAGTGAAGCTTTCAGCAGCAGATGTGTCCTGAATGTATTGTTCTTTGCGGAGCAGCATCTGTGCCCAGTTTGCTAACTCTGGatctctgctgcagctgccacGATACATCGACAAACTAACCCATGAGATGAAGGAGGCGGGCAACCTGGAGGGCATTCTGCTGACCGGGCTAACTAAAGATGGCGTGGATCTTATGGAGAGCTATGTGGACCGAACTGGAGATGTACAGACTGCCAGCTTCTGCATGCTGaaggtaaaaatataaaaatgtgttacACTTACACACCAAATCTGCTTAGAAAGGACAGGGCATATGAGATTCAGTCTCTTTTGGAAGAGTGTCCTGACCAAGATGGGCAGCAGCTCAGTCGGCAGTGGTTACAGACAAATAATACACTCACAAAAGCACACAGCAAAATACACATGTATGCACATATACATCAGATAGAGTGACCCGTATTTACCACAGATTTAcgttctgtttttttgtgtgctgtGAAAGGCGGTACACTTGCTttcttaaattaattaaatcgtGTTTTATAAGTTTTAAGTTTGCACATAGTTTAATTGCCAAGCACTTTGTGAGAAAACTTCAATTTCACCTtttttggactgcagctggcgaTGTTCGTTCTTAGTGAGCTTTATGCGGCTGTATGTCAACCAGCTGAGCTGCAGGACTGGTTAAAGTGGCCCTCCAGCTCAAAGCAGGCTTTCCAGAGCAAGAAGGTTAGCAGTGACTgaactttgaaaataaaaacaaggggATTGTCTAGTAAATCAATCATAGATAGTTTTATTCTattgcacaggaaaaaaaaagtctttaagaAGGCACAAGTGAGCTACCAATGACACCAGCAATGACACCTGTGcagcctttttaaaaatatctggaTGTCCCGCTCTCGCAAAATTTAttgtttgagaaacactgattataaatacaaaaacatccaGAATTGCAGACTTCAGAGCTGCAAGCCGGATTTTTTTCCTTGACTTTTCTTCTCTCAGACAAACCGCATGCAAATACTCCACTCCGTTAGACGAGGAAGCTGACTGGATAGAACATATTGGAGGCAGCACCTGTGTAAAAACTGTGCTGGTCTCATTCTAATTTTCTCATTCTGGCTGTTGTGAACTACTCCCTTCATTAAAGAAACACTAGAGTACATCAAAGAAAGGGAAAGGAGCTGTCTGACCGACCTTACCCTTGGAAAGATCAGCGCACATGCTAAAACTTGCCTCTTCGTTTGTGAACGTTCGCGGGTAACACCTACTGTAACAATAAAAAGTAACAGGCTCAGTGGAGCTGCTTACTGGTGTGCACTTTCTTCTGTTAAAGTAACACTAAAGACATCAAAGTGGTTGAACTAGTCTGTAACTCTTTATGTAGGACAACGCTCGTggtttgttgcattttattttcatgttctaACCTGTTGGTGAAAAGACAAACGCTGCATACACCTGCAGAAATGCCGTACCTCACATGCATATACAAACCTACATATTTGACTGGTAGGGATGAGAAGAAATTGTAAGACTGTCTTCTCAAGCAGAACCCACAGTGAAGCTGAAATGTGCTCTAAGTGTCTGAAGAATCTCTTTGAACAGGGCTTCCCAGGTGAAGTGTTGAAAGACCCTCGAGTTCAGTGCTGGATTGAAAATTACCGGAACCTGTTAGATGCTTGGAGATTCTGGCACAAACGAGCTGAGTTTGATATCCACAGAGGCAAGATGGACCCCAGCTCCAAACCACTGGCTCAGGTAATGAATGTTGgcaggaagatttttttttattttattaattcaaTTTACTGAAATGATATTAGTGTGTCTTCACCCCCACTTTGGGTCCAACCACCTGCTGCATAATTCTGAAATATGCTAAAAACCTGGGGGGGGCACATCCAACTGTGCATTGAGGTGTGAAGGGAATGTGGTAAAGTGGTGCTTCTATGATAATCAAAATCACAGAACCAACGTCTTAATATAGACTGTATGTAtaagtggcagtggtgcagtgggtaggcgctcaccttgcagctggaaggttgcaggtttgagcccctgtccctgcgctgcgttgtgtccttgggcaagacacttaaaccacattgcctaacggtagcgccggtctctggctgcatgaccccagatgctggatgagtgatctggaaccatcatttcgttgtgtgccttgtgcgcacaatgacaatgagttgaatctaatctaatctaaagaTGGAAGTAAccacagtgacatcactccTTGGTTTTGGACTCATCAGAACTGGAGCTTAGCGAAGGTGATGCTCAGTAGACCATGATAAGCTACGGCTCCCAGTGTTGACACGCCTGTCAGGAAAAAGTAGCCATTCCCCTGACTTTAAACCGTACTTTAACTTTTCTCTTTAacgttaaataaaaaaaaaaaaactcctacCATACAGTCGCTGCAATGGGGGAAACTACCCACAGAGACCAGGCTTTGCAGGCTTTTCTGTAACTCTGA
This window of the Archocentrus centrarchus isolate MPI-CPG fArcCen1 chromosome 16, fArcCen1, whole genome shotgun sequence genome carries:
- the mios gene encoding GATOR2 complex protein MIOS, with the translated sequence MSGSKPDILWSPHHPDRYVICDSELGLYRIGPVGSAETKAGTLPLSEETAATLLAINSDTPYMKCVAWYPKHEPECLLAVGQANGRVVLTSLGQSHNSACKELVGKEFVPKHARQCNTLAWNPVDSNLLAAGLDKHRADFSVLIWDISSKLSPETSVAAEKIRLSVDLDSSTVVTKPLYELGQNDACLSLCWLLRDPKLLLAGMHRNLAIFDLRNTSQKTFVNTKAIQGVTVDPHFHDRVASFFEGQVAIWDLRKFEKPVLTLTEQPKPLTKVAWCPTRTGLLATLTRDSNIIRLYDMQHTPTPIGDETEPTIIERSVQPCESQIGSFAWHPSSQNRMVVVSAANRVMTDFTVFERISLAWSSTTSLMWACGRHLYECVEDSAEEVERMIEKDIATKMRERAQSRYGHDTVQVWRNHLLAGGKDLQLKCLWFDLFFMKQCAEDMELKLQGNVQSVVYSGIKNIVKTTSGTTESRRCWSGSDRQTDVPRYHSEERCLALRLCGWVSRGTDTDVETFLRSLEQDHEWERAAAVALFNLDIRRAIQILNKGATAEKGDLNLNVVAMALSGYTDEKSSLWREMCSSLRLQLKNPYLCIMFAFLTSEPGAYDGVLYESSVAVRDRVAFACMFLNDAQLPRYIDKLTHEMKEAGNLEGILLTGLTKDGVDLMESYVDRTGDVQTASFCMLKGFPGEVLKDPRVQCWIENYRNLLDAWRFWHKRAEFDIHRGKMDPSSKPLAQVFVSCNFCGKSISYSCSAMPHQGRSFTQYGVSGSPTKSKVTSCPGCRKPLPRCALCLMNMGTPVSNCQGTGKSDEKVDLTMENKLAQFNNWFTWCHNCRHGGHAGHMLSWFRDHTECPVSACTCKCMQLDTTGNLVPSDSS